A window of the Sphingomonas piscis genome harbors these coding sequences:
- a CDS encoding ribonuclease E/G: MPEWIIEHGIGETRAALIEHDTIIEARVRREGIIPAGAVLEGRLVAVAPRVTVEAGGEQFLLPRGASGISEGRTLRVEVTREALGGAEPWKRGLARLTDDALCEAPPLSVGREGMIDGWDELLEEARSGVVRFEGGELRIEPTAAMTMIDVDGWLVPDRLGQMAAWAAAGAIRRLDIGGPVGIDFPSLRSKEERKAVDEVLDAYLPVPFEKTAMNGFGFVQVVRPRSRASLIELAADRAPFEARALLRRAAREVGAIGLAAHPAVVRVLQGRPDWLDRLARQIGGGVGLRADGALTMSGGYAEPA; the protein is encoded by the coding sequence TTGCCTGAATGGATCATCGAGCATGGCATCGGCGAGACCCGCGCGGCGCTGATCGAACATGACACGATCATTGAGGCGCGGGTCCGGCGCGAGGGAATTATCCCCGCCGGAGCGGTGCTCGAAGGACGGCTGGTCGCGGTAGCGCCGCGCGTGACGGTGGAAGCGGGCGGCGAGCAGTTCCTGTTGCCGCGCGGTGCAAGCGGGATCAGCGAGGGCCGAACGCTCAGGGTCGAAGTGACGCGCGAGGCGCTGGGCGGTGCGGAGCCGTGGAAGCGGGGGCTGGCACGGCTCACCGATGACGCCCTGTGCGAGGCACCGCCCCTCTCGGTGGGGCGTGAGGGCATGATCGACGGCTGGGACGAGTTGCTGGAAGAAGCGCGGAGCGGGGTGGTGCGCTTCGAAGGCGGCGAGCTCCGGATCGAGCCGACGGCGGCAATGACGATGATCGACGTCGACGGCTGGCTGGTGCCGGACCGGCTGGGACAGATGGCGGCCTGGGCCGCGGCTGGCGCGATCCGGCGGCTCGACATCGGCGGGCCGGTCGGAATCGATTTTCCGAGCCTTCGAAGCAAGGAGGAGCGGAAGGCGGTGGACGAGGTGCTTGACGCGTACCTACCGGTACCGTTCGAGAAGACGGCGATGAACGGCTTCGGCTTCGTGCAGGTGGTACGGCCGCGGTCGCGAGCATCGCTGATCGAGCTTGCGGCGGACCGGGCGCCGTTCGAGGCGCGGGCCTTGTTGCGGCGGGCGGCACGGGAGGTTGGTGCCATTGGGCTGGCCGCGCATCCGGCGGTGGTGCGGGTGCTGCAGGGCAGGCCGGACTGGCTCGACCGATTGGCGCGGCAGATCGGCGGCGGGGTCGGCTTGCGGGCGGATGGGGCGCTCACCATGTCGGGCGGGTATGCCGAACCAGCCTAA
- a CDS encoding Maf family protein, with product MRLILASASPRRLDLLARIGVTPDEVAPADIDESVPKAELPKAHALRLAEEKAAAVAARFPNDLVLAADTVVAVGRRILPKVEDEATLRACMTLLSGRRHRVMTGVALVWPGGRHSRVVETMIAMKRLSAQEVDFYAAHGEWRGKAGGYALQGYGEVYVRHIAGSYSNVVGLPLAETRHLLKSAGYPLA from the coding sequence GTGCGGCTGATCCTCGCCTCGGCGAGTCCCCGCCGCCTGGACCTGCTCGCCCGGATCGGAGTGACGCCGGACGAGGTCGCGCCTGCCGACATCGACGAAAGCGTGCCCAAGGCCGAGCTGCCGAAGGCGCATGCGCTGAGGCTGGCGGAAGAGAAAGCGGCGGCGGTTGCCGCGCGATTCCCGAACGATCTGGTGCTTGCCGCCGATACCGTCGTGGCCGTCGGCCGACGAATCCTGCCCAAGGTCGAGGATGAAGCGACGCTGCGCGCCTGCATGACGCTGCTGTCAGGACGGCGGCATCGGGTGATGACTGGCGTTGCGCTGGTCTGGCCAGGTGGCAGGCACAGCCGAGTGGTCGAAACCATGATCGCGATGAAGCGGCTCTCCGCCCAGGAGGTGGATTTCTACGCCGCCCATGGCGAATGGCGCGGCAAGGCCGGCGGCTATGCGCTGCAGGGCTATGGCGAAGTTTATGTGCGCCACATCGCCGGAAGCTATTCAAACGTCGTCGGACTTCCACTGGCAGAGACGCGTCACCTGCTGAAGAGCGCCGGTTACCCGCTTGCCTGA
- the infA gene encoding translation initiation factor IF-1: MAKEELLEMRGRVVELLPNAMFRVELENGHEILGHTAGKMRKNRIRVLTGDEVLVELTPYDLTKGRITYRFMPGRAGPPGYP, encoded by the coding sequence TTGGCCAAAGAAGAGCTTCTGGAAATGCGCGGCCGGGTGGTCGAACTGCTGCCCAACGCGATGTTCCGCGTCGAACTCGAAAATGGTCATGAAATCCTCGGCCACACCGCCGGCAAGATGCGCAAGAACCGCATTCGCGTGCTGACCGGCGACGAAGTGCTGGTGGAATTGACGCCCTACGATCTCACCAAGGGGCGCATCACCTATCGCTTCATGCCGGGCCGCGCCGGTCCCCCGGGCTATCCCTGA